One window of the Allorhizobium ampelinum S4 genome contains the following:
- the pal gene encoding peptidoglycan-associated lipoprotein Pal gives MSRTVTPVMSRMQKLASNPAILALAMTLALAGCASKKNMPNSASELGLGGAGAATPGSTQDFTVNVGDRIFFDTDSTSIRADAQQTLDRQAQWLQRYSQYPITVEGHADERGTREYNLALGARRAASTKAYLVSRGIPANRIKTISYGKERPVATCDDISCWSQNRRAVTVLGGSGM, from the coding sequence ATGAGCCGCACTGTAACCCCGGTAATGAGCCGCATGCAAAAGCTTGCCAGCAACCCCGCCATTCTCGCTCTCGCCATGACGCTGGCGCTGGCTGGCTGCGCTTCCAAGAAGAACATGCCCAATAGCGCGTCCGAGCTTGGCCTTGGCGGCGCAGGTGCTGCAACACCCGGCTCTACCCAGGACTTCACCGTCAATGTCGGCGACCGGATCTTCTTCGATACCGACTCAACCTCGATCCGCGCCGACGCCCAGCAGACGCTGGACCGCCAGGCTCAGTGGTTGCAGCGTTATTCGCAGTATCCGATCACCGTCGAAGGCCATGCCGACGAACGCGGCACCCGCGAATACAACTTGGCGCTCGGTGCCCGCCGTGCCGCCTCCACCAAGGCCTATCTCGTGTCGCGTGGCATTCCGGCCAACCGGATCAAGACGATTTCCTACGGCAAGGAACGTCCGGTCGCCACCTGCGACGATATTTCCTGCTGGTCGCAGAACCGTCGCGCCGTGACGGTTCTCGGCGGCTCTGGAATGTAA
- the tilS gene encoding tRNA lysidine(34) synthetase TilS, producing MLPDSASETQLPGHNRLGELMTDTLSAISPEAAIAAFLDRINDPLRLLVAISGGSDSTGLLLALHEQLQAMPAKTVTLHAATIDHGLRDGSAAEAETVAALCATLGIPHEIRRWTGDKPKTGISAAARAARYQLLAEIAKEIDAAAILTGHTADDQIETIAMREKRSRNPRATGLAGMAESVLFENSIWITRPLLRSRRQAIRVFLQDRGHGWVDDPSNDNPAYERARIRAHLSTDQQPGLPQNERLSLSQGAAALVSTHATMPLPGLVDLDNALFEAPRPILCHALQALIATVGGQPHGPGQDALVRLIALCEQPPGARVTLGRCLAHRHRHGIYLVREGRNLPHGIVKPGETVLWDGRWHISNIGRAESRVQPGETKTDQTSPTLATSPLPASSLPVSLAALARQSLPGIGPNLHATPVIAPYQGFLPGFDWPLAVALAGLFDAPGFLSPCF from the coding sequence ATGCTGCCCGACAGCGCTTCGGAAACACAGCTTCCGGGCCACAATCGTCTGGGCGAATTGATGACGGACACTCTATCCGCCATCTCTCCTGAAGCCGCCATTGCCGCTTTCCTCGACAGAATAAATGATCCGCTGCGCCTTCTGGTGGCGATTTCCGGCGGCAGCGATTCGACCGGCCTGCTGCTTGCCCTGCATGAACAGCTGCAAGCCATGCCAGCCAAAACCGTCACCCTTCACGCCGCCACCATCGATCACGGTCTTCGCGATGGCTCCGCCGCAGAAGCCGAAACGGTTGCAGCGCTTTGCGCAACGCTCGGCATTCCCCATGAAATCCGCCGCTGGACAGGCGACAAGCCGAAAACCGGAATTTCCGCCGCCGCCCGGGCCGCCCGCTACCAGCTGCTGGCCGAGATCGCCAAGGAGATCGACGCCGCTGCCATCCTGACCGGCCACACCGCCGACGATCAGATCGAGACCATCGCCATGCGTGAGAAACGCAGCCGAAACCCTAGGGCGACCGGCCTTGCGGGCATGGCAGAATCCGTCCTGTTTGAAAATTCCATCTGGATCACCCGACCGCTTCTGCGCTCGCGCCGCCAGGCCATTCGCGTATTCTTGCAGGACCGTGGGCATGGCTGGGTCGATGATCCCAGCAATGACAACCCCGCCTATGAGCGCGCCCGTATCCGAGCCCACCTCTCAACGGACCAGCAGCCCGGCCTGCCCCAGAATGAGCGCCTGTCTCTGTCGCAAGGAGCCGCCGCTTTAGTCTCCACCCATGCCACCATGCCTCTGCCAGGACTTGTCGATCTCGATAATGCCCTGTTCGAGGCACCCCGACCGATCCTTTGCCATGCCTTGCAGGCACTGATTGCAACTGTGGGAGGCCAGCCGCATGGGCCTGGGCAGGATGCGCTTGTGCGGCTCATCGCCCTTTGCGAACAGCCACCTGGCGCCAGGGTGACACTCGGTCGCTGCCTTGCACATCGTCATCGCCACGGCATCTATCTGGTACGTGAAGGGCGCAATCTGCCGCATGGTATTGTGAAACCAGGGGAGACTGTGCTGTGGGACGGCCGCTGGCACATCAGCAATATCGGCAGGGCGGAAAGCCGGGTGCAGCCGGGCGAAACCAAAACAGATCAGACGTCCCCCACCCTGGCCACCTCACCCCTCCCCGCCTCGTCCCTGCCCGTTTCACTGGCGGCGCTGGCCCGCCAATCTCTCCCCGGGATCGGTCCAAACCTGCACGCCACGCCTGTGATTGCCCCCTACCAGGGGTTTCTCCCGGGGTTCGACTGGCCGCTCGCCGTGGCTTTGGCGGGTCTTTTCGACGCACCAGGCTTTTTATCACCCTGTTTTTAA
- a CDS encoding NUDIX hydrolase: MTVERHMIRLDKKPQLFTFRVAGVILQNDHLLVQRSVNESYWALPGGRAEIGETSEQTIIREMQEEIDRTVRIERLLFTTEVFFSFDDYRAHELGFYYLLNMDVPLPFHRDDVVHRVVDGPTEVLFRWVPATAAAFAAFDIRPAFLGDYMNRLPERVEHLIVDEDSHAH, translated from the coding sequence ATGACCGTTGAGCGCCACATGATCCGGCTGGATAAAAAGCCGCAATTGTTTACTTTCCGGGTGGCGGGCGTGATCCTGCAAAACGACCATCTGCTGGTGCAAAGAAGCGTCAATGAAAGCTATTGGGCCTTGCCCGGTGGCCGGGCGGAAATTGGTGAAACCAGCGAGCAGACAATTATCCGCGAAATGCAGGAGGAAATCGACCGCACGGTGCGCATTGAGCGCCTGTTGTTCACGACTGAGGTTTTCTTTTCTTTTGATGATTACCGCGCCCACGAACTGGGATTTTACTATCTCCTGAACATGGATGTGCCCCTGCCCTTCCACAGGGATGATGTTGTCCATCGCGTGGTTGATGGTCCGACCGAGGTGCTGTTTCGCTGGGTGCCAGCAACCGCAGCAGCCTTTGCAGCTTTTGATATCCGGCCAGCCTTTCTGGGCGACTATATGAACCGTTTGCCAGAGCGCGTTGAACACTTGATTGTGGATGAGGACAGCCATGCCCATTGA
- the tolQ gene encoding protein TolQ, with translation MEQVGLAAASHDVSLWALFMQAGWVVKIVMIGLLGASVWTWAIVIDKYVSFAKARRQFDQFEQVFWSGQSLEELYRTLAERNNTGLAAIFVSAMREWKKSFERGARSPIGLQMRIDRSMDVTMAREAEHFEARLGSLATIGSAGPFIGLFGTVIGIMTSFQAIAGSKSTNLAVVAPGIAEALLATAIGLVAAIPAVIAYNKFSGEAGKLSSRMEGFADEFSAILSRQIDEKLQPRQAAE, from the coding sequence ATGGAACAAGTAGGATTGGCAGCCGCAAGCCACGACGTCAGCCTTTGGGCCCTGTTCATGCAGGCAGGCTGGGTCGTGAAAATCGTGATGATCGGGCTTCTGGGCGCCTCCGTCTGGACCTGGGCCATCGTCATCGACAAATATGTCAGCTTCGCCAAGGCGCGCCGCCAGTTCGACCAGTTCGAACAGGTGTTCTGGTCCGGCCAGTCGCTGGAAGAATTGTATCGCACGCTGGCAGAGCGCAACAATACCGGGCTAGCGGCCATATTCGTCTCCGCCATGCGGGAGTGGAAGAAGAGCTTTGAGCGCGGCGCACGTTCGCCCATTGGCTTGCAGATGCGTATCGACCGTTCGATGGATGTCACCATGGCGCGCGAAGCCGAACATTTCGAGGCCCGTCTTGGCTCGCTGGCCACCATCGGTTCGGCTGGTCCCTTCATCGGCCTGTTCGGCACGGTTATCGGTATCATGACCTCGTTCCAGGCGATTGCCGGTTCGAAATCCACCAATCTGGCGGTCGTCGCCCCCGGTATCGCCGAGGCGCTGCTGGCAACGGCGATCGGTCTGGTCGCCGCTATTCCGGCCGTTATCGCCTACAATAAATTTTCCGGCGAAGCGGGCAAGCTGTCCTCGCGCATGGAAGGCTTTGCCGACGAGTTTTCCGCCATACTGTCGCGACAGATCGATGAGAAGCTCCAGCCTCGCCAGGCGGCGGAATAA
- the ftsH gene encoding ATP-dependent zinc metalloprotease FtsH: MNPNFRNLALWAIIALLLVALFSMFQTSPSQTSSREIPYSQFLREVDSGRVRDVTVTGNRIIGSYGENGAAFQTYAPVVDDNLLEKLQTKNVMIVARPESDGSSGFLSYLGTLLPMLLILGVWLFFMRQMQGGSRGAMGFGKSKAKLLTEAHGRVTFEDVAGVDEAKQDLEEIVEFLRDPQKFQRLGGKIPRGVLLVGPPGTGKTLLARSVAGEANVPFFTISGSDFVEMFVGVGASRVRDMFEQAKKNAPCIIFIDEIDAVGRHRGAGLGGGNDEREQTLNQLLVEMDGFEANEGIILIAATNRPDVLDPALLRPGRFDRQVVVPNPDIIGRERILKVHARNVPLAPNVDLKVLARGTPGFSGADLMNLVNEAALMAARRNKRVVTMAEFEDAKDKIMMGAERRSSAMTEAEKKLTAYHEAGHAITALNVPVADPLHKATIIPRGRALGMVMQLPEGDRYSMSYKWMVSRLVIMMGGRVAEEITFGKENITSGASSDIEQATKLARAMVTQWGFSDILGQVAYGENQQEVFLGHSVSQSKNVSESTAQKIDTEVRRLIDEAYTEARRIITEKHDAFVILAEGLLEYETLSGEEIKALIRGEKPTRDSGEDGPTRSSAVPSTGKKDAPKGGEPEAGLEPQAH, encoded by the coding sequence ATGAACCCAAATTTTAGAAATCTCGCGCTGTGGGCGATCATAGCTTTGCTATTGGTCGCGCTGTTCAGCATGTTCCAGACGTCTCCGTCGCAAACAAGTTCCCGCGAGATTCCCTATTCGCAATTCTTGCGTGAAGTTGATTCGGGCCGTGTTCGCGACGTGACCGTCACCGGCAACCGTATCATTGGCAGCTATGGCGAAAACGGCGCCGCCTTCCAGACCTATGCTCCGGTCGTGGATGACAATCTGCTTGAAAAACTGCAAACCAAGAATGTGATGATCGTTGCTCGTCCCGAGTCCGACGGGTCTTCCGGCTTCCTTAGCTATCTCGGCACTCTGTTGCCCATGCTGCTCATTCTCGGCGTCTGGCTGTTTTTCATGCGTCAGATGCAGGGTGGCTCGCGCGGTGCCATGGGCTTTGGCAAGTCCAAGGCCAAGCTGTTGACCGAAGCACATGGCCGCGTCACCTTTGAAGATGTGGCTGGCGTGGACGAGGCCAAGCAGGATCTCGAGGAAATCGTTGAATTCCTGCGCGATCCGCAGAAATTCCAGCGTCTCGGCGGCAAAATTCCGCGTGGCGTGCTGCTGGTCGGGCCCCCCGGCACTGGTAAAACCCTGCTGGCCCGCTCGGTCGCAGGCGAGGCCAATGTGCCGTTCTTCACCATTTCAGGTTCGGATTTCGTTGAAATGTTCGTCGGCGTTGGCGCAAGCCGCGTGCGTGACATGTTTGAACAGGCCAAGAAGAATGCACCCTGCATCATCTTCATCGACGAAATCGACGCTGTTGGCCGCCATCGTGGCGCTGGTCTCGGCGGTGGCAATGACGAGCGCGAACAGACGCTGAACCAGCTTCTGGTCGAAATGGACGGCTTCGAGGCCAATGAGGGCATCATCCTGATTGCCGCCACCAACCGTCCCGACGTTCTCGATCCTGCCCTGCTGCGTCCGGGCCGTTTCGACCGCCAGGTCGTGGTGCCGAACCCCGACATTATCGGTCGCGAGCGCATTCTGAAGGTGCATGCCCGCAACGTGCCGCTGGCTCCCAATGTCGATCTCAAGGTTCTCGCCCGTGGCACGCCCGGTTTCTCCGGTGCTGACCTAATGAACCTCGTCAACGAAGCCGCCCTGATGGCTGCGCGCCGCAACAAGCGCGTCGTCACCATGGCCGAATTCGAAGACGCCAAGGACAAGATCATGATGGGTGCGGAACGCCGTTCCTCCGCCATGACCGAAGCCGAAAAGAAGCTGACCGCCTATCACGAGGCCGGCCATGCGATTACCGCGCTAAACGTCCCGGTCGCTGACCCGCTGCATAAGGCAACCATCATTCCGCGTGGCCGCGCCCTTGGCATGGTCATGCAATTGCCGGAAGGCGACCGCTACTCCATGAGCTATAAGTGGATGGTGTCGCGTCTGGTGATCATGATGGGTGGCCGTGTTGCCGAAGAAATCACCTTCGGCAAGGAAAACATCACCTCCGGCGCGTCTTCAGACATCGAGCAGGCCACCAAGCTTGCCCGCGCCATGGTGACCCAATGGGGCTTTTCCGATATCCTCGGTCAGGTTGCCTATGGTGAAAACCAGCAGGAAGTGTTCCTCGGCCATTCTGTCTCGCAGAGCAAGAATGTCTCGGAATCAACGGCGCAGAAGATCGATACCGAAGTGCGCCGCCTGATTGACGAAGCCTATACCGAGGCCCGTCGTATCATCACCGAGAAGCATGATGCCTTCGTTATTCTGGCCGAAGGTCTGCTGGAATATGAAACTCTGTCGGGTGAAGAAATCAAGGCGCTGATCCGTGGCGAAAAGCCAACCCGCGACAGTGGCGAAGATGGCCCAACCCGCAGCTCTGCGGTTCCCTCCACCGGTAAGAAGGACGCACCTAAGGGTGGCGAACCGGAAGCCGGACTGGAACCCCAAGCGCATTGA
- a CDS encoding DinB family protein, which yields MPIDPCRIFRKMARNNTLANARLLGACAQLQPGEFEAPRTSFFPSIKATLNHILTVDWFYVDALEGGTLGPAAFDNEEPFETVDTLHKAQSDVDQRLLTLCDALTADALAQDVTVHRGTRLQIERCDDLLFHLFHHQTHHRGQVHAMLTGTSVKPPQLDEFITATDFRDRADDMRKLGWTEADLGH from the coding sequence ATGCCCATTGATCCCTGCCGCATCTTTCGCAAGATGGCCCGCAACAACACCCTGGCCAATGCGAGATTGCTTGGTGCCTGCGCGCAGCTTCAACCGGGTGAGTTTGAAGCGCCGCGCACAAGTTTCTTCCCGTCGATCAAGGCAACGCTCAACCACATTCTGACCGTCGATTGGTTCTATGTGGATGCCTTGGAAGGCGGCACCCTTGGTCCAGCGGCCTTTGACAATGAGGAGCCTTTTGAAACTGTTGACACCTTGCACAAGGCCCAATCCGATGTGGATCAGCGTCTTCTAACCCTGTGCGATGCTCTCACCGCCGACGCGCTTGCCCAAGACGTCACAGTGCATCGCGGAACGAGGCTGCAAATTGAACGGTGTGACGATCTTCTCTTCCACCTGTTCCACCACCAAACCCACCATCGCGGTCAGGTCCATGCGATGCTGACTGGCACCAGCGTCAAGCCGCCGCAGCTCGATGAGTTCATAACAGCGACGGATTTCCGTGACCGGGCCGATGACATGCGAAAGCTCGGTTGGACCGAGGCCGATCTCGGTCATTGA
- the tolR gene encoding protein TolR: MGMSVGANGGGGGRRGSRRRGGKRGPVSEINVTPLVDVMLVLLIIFMVAAPMMTVGVPIDLPETQASAMNSDTQPITISVNPAGEIYLQESPIPLEEIVPKLQAIATTGYNERIYVRGDTAAAYGTVMKVMARISSAGYKNIGLVTLQEQDK, encoded by the coding sequence ATGGGCATGTCGGTAGGAGCAAATGGAGGCGGCGGTGGCCGTCGCGGCAGCAGGCGCCGGGGCGGCAAGCGCGGTCCCGTCAGCGAAATCAACGTCACGCCGCTGGTCGACGTCATGCTTGTGCTGTTGATCATCTTCATGGTTGCAGCCCCGATGATGACCGTCGGCGTGCCGATCGACCTGCCGGAAACCCAGGCCAGCGCCATGAATTCCGATACGCAGCCGATCACCATTTCGGTCAATCCGGCTGGCGAAATCTATTTGCAGGAAAGCCCGATCCCGCTTGAGGAAATCGTTCCCAAGCTCCAGGCTATCGCCACCACGGGTTACAATGAACGCATCTATGTGCGCGGCGACACGGCTGCTGCCTATGGCACGGTTATGAAGGTTATGGCGCGCATTTCTTCGGCTGGCTACAAGAATATCGGCCTTGTGACCCTGCAAGAACAGGACAAGTGA
- the tolB gene encoding Tol-Pal system beta propeller repeat protein TolB has protein sequence MKTFSLLRILIVLVGMAGAFATPAMALVEININKGNVEPMPIAIPDFLSANGIGAKISAVVEADLKRSGLFAPVNHGAFIDKQINPDQAPNMQNWTVLNAQALVVGRITQEGDGRLRAEFRLWDTYAGQQMSGQQFYTQPENWRRVAHIIADAIYERITGEKGYFDTRIVFVAESGTKTDRKRQLAIMDQDGENVRMLTNTANLVLTPRFSPNRQEVTYMSFEGNQPRVYLLQLETGQREVVGNFPGMTFSPRFSPDGQRVIMSLQQDANSNIYTMDLRSRTTTRLTSTAAIDTSPSYAPDGRRIVFESDRGGRQQLYVMNSDGSGQTRISFGEGSYSTPVWSPRGDLIAFTKQSGGKFSIGVMKPDGSGERLLTTGFHNEGPTWAPNGRVLMFFRQAAGSGGPQLYSIDLTGYNEQLVKTPSFASDPAWSPLLE, from the coding sequence ATGAAGACATTCTCACTCCTGCGTATCCTGATCGTCCTCGTCGGCATGGCGGGCGCCTTTGCCACGCCGGCCATGGCGCTGGTCGAGATCAATATCAATAAGGGCAATGTCGAGCCGATGCCGATCGCCATTCCCGATTTCCTGTCGGCCAATGGCATCGGCGCGAAGATCTCGGCCGTGGTGGAGGCGGACCTCAAACGCTCCGGTCTGTTCGCCCCGGTCAATCACGGCGCCTTCATCGACAAGCAGATCAATCCCGATCAGGCGCCCAACATGCAGAACTGGACGGTGCTGAACGCCCAGGCCCTGGTGGTTGGTCGCATTACCCAGGAAGGCGATGGCCGCTTGCGCGCCGAATTCCGCCTGTGGGATACCTATGCGGGCCAGCAGATGAGCGGCCAGCAATTCTATACCCAGCCTGAAAACTGGCGTCGCGTCGCCCATATCATCGCCGACGCGATCTATGAGCGCATCACCGGTGAAAAAGGCTATTTCGATACCCGCATCGTCTTCGTGGCCGAAAGCGGCACCAAGACCGACCGCAAGCGCCAGCTGGCCATCATGGACCAGGATGGCGAAAACGTCCGCATGTTGACCAATACCGCCAATCTGGTGCTGACGCCGCGCTTTTCGCCGAACCGCCAGGAAGTGACCTATATGTCCTTCGAGGGCAACCAGCCGCGCGTCTACCTGCTGCAACTGGAAACCGGACAGCGCGAAGTGGTCGGCAATTTCCCCGGCATGACCTTCTCGCCGCGCTTCTCGCCGGATGGTCAGCGGGTGATCATGAGCCTGCAACAGGACGCCAACAGTAACATCTACACGATGGACCTGCGCTCGCGCACCACCACCCGGTTGACCAGCACGGCGGCCATCGATACCTCCCCGTCCTATGCGCCGGATGGACGCCGGATCGTGTTTGAGAGCGACCGTGGCGGACGCCAGCAGCTTTACGTGATGAATTCCGACGGCTCCGGCCAGACCCGCATTTCCTTTGGCGAAGGCTCTTACTCCACTCCGGTCTGGTCGCCCCGCGGAGACTTGATCGCCTTTACCAAGCAATCGGGCGGAAAATTCTCTATCGGCGTGATGAAGCCGGACGGTTCGGGTGAGCGGCTTCTGACCACCGGCTTCCATAATGAAGGCCCGACCTGGGCGCCGAACGGCCGCGTGCTGATGTTCTTCCGCCAGGCCGCAGGCTCAGGCGGACCGCAGCTCTATTCCATCGACTTGACCGGCTATAACGAGCAATTGGTCAAAACTCCGAGCTTTGCGTCCGACCCAGCCTGGTCGCCGCTTCTCGAATAG
- the ybgF gene encoding tol-pal system protein YbgF codes for MKRLVVAGMVGMTAILAPPILGVQAGSSALAFSLFERQHTPPAPVSDMPVQQVQQQGSDIVQVQQLQDQIRQLNGRIEDMSYQLLQMQETIRKAQEDNEFRFQELEKKRSDAGSPGQTSPSVAARQPAGGSDGVGQIIGETAGSQATSPAGGGRSAAPGEMTLGSIEMDNSGNPVGASVNGSAGSNASTLPGTAPAGQSGTKTASLGGEQDLYQIAYSHVLSGDYKAAEGEFRDFISRYPKSGKAADANFWLGEAQYSQARYKDSAETFLKAYQSYGKTPKAPEMLLKLGMSLAALDNKDTACATLREVNKRYPDASKAVQNKAASEQKRLAC; via the coding sequence ATGAAGAGACTTGTCGTGGCCGGGATGGTGGGAATGACTGCAATTCTCGCCCCCCCAATCCTCGGAGTCCAAGCGGGCAGCAGTGCCTTGGCCTTTTCGCTTTTCGAACGCCAGCACACGCCGCCAGCGCCAGTCAGCGACATGCCAGTGCAGCAGGTCCAGCAGCAGGGCAGTGACATCGTTCAAGTCCAGCAATTGCAGGACCAGATCCGCCAGTTGAACGGGCGAATCGAGGACATGAGCTACCAGCTGCTGCAAATGCAGGAAACCATCCGTAAGGCGCAGGAAGACAACGAATTCCGATTCCAGGAGCTGGAAAAAAAAAGAAGTGACGCAGGCTCCCCCGGCCAGACCAGCCCGTCGGTAGCGGCGCGCCAGCCGGCTGGTGGCAGTGACGGTGTTGGCCAGATCATCGGAGAAACCGCTGGCAGCCAGGCAACAAGCCCGGCTGGCGGCGGGCGCTCCGCTGCACCCGGTGAAATGACGCTTGGCTCGATCGAAATGGACAACAGCGGCAATCCGGTCGGCGCCAGCGTCAATGGTTCGGCAGGTTCCAACGCCAGCACCCTGCCGGGTACGGCACCTGCCGGTCAGAGCGGAACCAAAACCGCGTCGCTCGGCGGCGAGCAGGATCTCTATCAGATCGCCTATAGCCATGTGCTGTCGGGTGACTACAAGGCGGCGGAAGGCGAATTCCGCGATTTCATCAGCCGCTATCCGAAAAGCGGCAAGGCCGCCGACGCCAATTTCTGGCTGGGCGAAGCGCAATATTCGCAGGCCCGCTACAAGGATTCGGCTGAGACCTTCCTCAAGGCCTACCAGAGCTATGGGAAGACCCCCAAGGCCCCTGAGATGCTGCTGAAACTCGGCATGTCGCTGGCGGCCCTCGACAACAAGGACACCGCCTGCGCCACCTTGCGCGAGGTGAACAAGCGCTATCCCGACGCCTCCAAGGCCGTCCAGAACAAGGCCGCCAGCGAGCAGAAGCGCCTGGCTTGCTGA
- the ybgC gene encoding tol-pal system-associated acyl-CoA thioesterase — protein MTNDFSISGQLIEGGHRLVQRVYYEDTDFSGLVYHARYLHFLERGRTDYLRCLGCEQSELINADEEGLVFVVHRMELDFKSPARMDDILVIETITEKAGGAKMVLRQTINSGDRRLIDAKVVIAVVNKFGRPRRLPETIAEKFLGFTPG, from the coding sequence ATGACCAATGACTTTTCCATTTCCGGCCAGCTGATCGAAGGCGGCCATCGTCTCGTCCAGCGGGTCTATTATGAGGACACGGATTTTTCCGGCCTGGTCTATCACGCCCGCTATCTGCATTTCCTTGAGCGCGGACGCACTGATTATCTGCGCTGTCTCGGCTGCGAACAGAGCGAGCTGATCAATGCCGATGAGGAAGGGCTGGTTTTCGTCGTGCACCGCATGGAGCTGGATTTCAAAAGCCCGGCGCGGATGGACGACATCCTTGTTATCGAGACGATCACCGAAAAGGCCGGGGGCGCCAAGATGGTGCTGCGGCAAACCATTAATAGCGGTGACCGCCGGTTGATCGACGCAAAAGTTGTGATTGCCGTCGTTAACAAATTTGGGCGTCCGCGCCGCCTGCCGGAAACAATCGCCGAGAAGTTCCTCGGTTTCACGCCCGGCTGA
- the glmM gene encoding phosphoglucosamine mutase: MTRRYFGTDGIRGQSNVFPMTPDLAMKVGIAVGTILRRGHHRHRVVIGKDTRLSGYMLETALVAGFTAAGLDVFLLGPIPTPAVAMLTRSLRADIGVMVSASHNPFADNGIKLFGPDGYKLSDELEAEIEALLNQEAPLPLARAEDIGRAKRVDGDIYRYIEFVKRTLPRDVTLSGLRIAIDCANGAAYKVAPTALWELGAEVVTIGNEPNGLNINLECGSTHPAALQKKVHEVRADIGIALDGDADRVIIVDETGAIVDGDQLMAVIAESWANDQTLKGGGIVATVMSNLGLERFLGGKGLTLARTKVGDRHVVEHMRQNHYNIGGEQSGHIVLSDFGTTGDGLVAALQILAAVKRTGKTVSQICHRFDPVPQLLRNVRISGGKPLEDSFVRQAIADAESELARNGRLVIRPSGTEPLIRVMAEGDDRSQIERIVNDLIGVIANSREAA; this comes from the coding sequence ATGACACGACGTTATTTCGGAACCGATGGTATTCGCGGACAGTCGAATGTCTTTCCCATGACGCCGGATCTCGCCATGAAGGTCGGCATTGCCGTCGGTACCATCCTCCGGCGCGGCCATCATCGTCACCGGGTGGTGATTGGCAAGGATACCCGCCTCTCCGGTTATATGCTGGAAACGGCGCTGGTGGCCGGTTTTACCGCCGCGGGTCTGGATGTCTTTCTGCTCGGCCCGATCCCGACACCGGCTGTGGCCATGCTGACCCGCTCGCTGCGCGCCGATATTGGCGTCATGGTCTCGGCCTCGCATAATCCTTTTGCCGATAATGGCATCAAACTGTTCGGCCCCGATGGTTACAAGCTGTCCGATGAGCTGGAAGCAGAAATCGAAGCCCTCTTGAACCAGGAAGCTCCCCTGCCCCTGGCCAGGGCCGAGGATATCGGCCGGGCCAAGCGCGTCGATGGCGACATCTACCGCTATATCGAATTCGTCAAACGCACATTGCCGCGTGATGTTACCTTGAGCGGGCTGCGGATTGCCATCGATTGCGCCAATGGCGCCGCCTATAAGGTCGCGCCCACGGCACTTTGGGAATTAGGCGCCGAAGTGGTGACCATCGGCAACGAGCCGAATGGTCTCAATATCAATCTCGAATGCGGCTCCACCCATCCCGCTGCCTTGCAAAAGAAAGTCCACGAGGTACGGGCCGATATCGGCATTGCGCTTGATGGCGATGCCGATCGGGTGATCATCGTCGATGAAACCGGTGCGATTGTCGATGGCGACCAGTTGATGGCGGTGATTGCCGAAAGCTGGGCCAATGACCAGACTCTCAAGGGTGGCGGCATTGTCGCCACCGTGATGTCCAATCTCGGTCTGGAGCGCTTTCTGGGCGGCAAGGGCCTGACACTGGCCCGCACCAAGGTTGGCGACCGTCATGTCGTCGAGCATATGCGCCAAAACCATTACAATATTGGTGGCGAGCAATCGGGCCATATCGTGTTGTCGGATTTCGGCACGACCGGAGACGGCCTGGTTGCCGCCCTTCAAATTCTGGCAGCGGTGAAGCGCACCGGCAAGACGGTCAGCCAGATCTGCCACCGCTTCGATCCCGTGCCGCAATTGCTGCGCAATGTCCGCATTTCCGGCGGCAAGCCGCTGGAAGACAGTTTCGTCCGCCAGGCCATTGCCGATGCCGAAAGCGAATTGGCCCGCAATGGCCGTCTGGTCATCCGCCCGTCCGGCACCGAACCGCTGATCCGTGTGATGGCCGAGGGCGACGACCGCAGCCAGATCGAGCGCATCGTCAACGACCTGATCGGCGTGATCGCCAACAGCCGCGAAGCGGCGTAA